One Brassica napus cultivar Da-Ae chromosome C2, Da-Ae, whole genome shotgun sequence DNA window includes the following coding sequences:
- the LOC106429192 gene encoding uncharacterized protein LOC106429192 isoform X1, producing the protein MFLSTENPPRDPLSSSSSSPSSNLLRLTTSSSNELGQSSFSIRDYAYSNRKNNIKNSWPFSPKSLQLCSSHGLTDPLPPFQKLSRLSNQFETSSSGKQIVSHVHQTIAETSKRVCSQSRIIENGLVTSRSVSKSKAEIVVAATSNNKSKKCGRGGGMVKSKEDSCGTTTESVMASKTCPICKTFSSASNTTLNAHIDQCLSVDSSVPPVSIKPNKPRVKPVDSAVPPVSSKPNKPRVTSVDSAVLPASSKPRVKPQVKVKTLVDIYATAKECTLEDLDRRNGTQWASVLSCTNRVAADKCEVSKKRKASPVGVGPVYIDAKGQKLRILTEFSQKKILSREQHEDGSSEKKSSSQGSKENKKRGRRKKHGKCIKVTSHKANASEKVLEYQREGSSKGRRRIYNQRMLAKRGLVSKKLNEKEHKLCALRDQPSDDDDEDEWSGEDRLVLRGNLSATGSSPLNKQKLRSQVSGRCKTMFESKRAHSRSSRAQIEEKSLTGAYSNTVHSKKSFASIQEDKHPPGKNVRDASPRATSMRNLSPPFVANGWRRLSPPVQELKKSRFDLSDEEEEETGKWESEMTQERELSDDDDYVSGDDNPSFSRHYDYDDDDEESSDEEEEDDSNSRANVLDKSNDPNEIIPSGRAMYYSEDMIYGQTGCDEEDVRFGSEVRGKGSLFVEVDTIPIPGPPGSFLPSPRGMGFDGNSSVITSQFQSSMDQLDRNSSESPVSAVSNFAAGRLNFPAEFPSSLDIPMSFGVPSHHGTIPEAEPKSVDKATTPLSFRNNGHESCCCQRKERVSLNHEASHLLQRRAASSSSIAMSLTKSPTRLDPNHPFEQSQYVHSTFSNRAVVPPSPSNSVLRLMGKDLMVMNQGEADNKEEASRTSIKPIPQFHDSQPCDGNGLYFNAGFYLRHSFEPEYEHQTPKAQQQTQAHQASAFRNNFDHLRYFPPS; encoded by the exons ATGTTCTTATCCACTGAGAACCCACCACGTGACCcactttcatcttcttcttcttctccttcctccaATCTCTTACGTCTcaccacttcttcttccaatgAGTTAGGTCAATCCAGTTTCTCCATCAG AGATTACGCGTACAGTAACAGGAAGAACAACATCAAGAACAGCTGGCCGTTTTCTCCCAAAAGTCTCCAGCTTTGTTCATCTCATGGATTGACTGATCCTTTGCCACCGTTTCAGAAACTTTCCAGGCTTAGTAACCAGTTTGAGACTTCATCGTCAGGGAAGCAAATCGTATCCCATGTGCATCAGACAATAGCAGAGACTAGTAAAAGAGTTTGCAGCCAATCAAGGATCATTGAGAATGGTTTGGTTACTAGCAGAAGCGTTTCCAAGTCTAAGGCAGAGATAGTAGTAGCGGCTACAAGTAATAACAAGAGTAAAAAGTGTGGACGAGGAGGAGGAATGGTGAAGTCCAAAGAAGATAGTTGTGGGACGACTACTGAATCAGTCATGGCTTCAAAGACATGTCCTATTTGCAAAACTTTCTCATCAGCTTCTAACACTACTTTGAATGCTCATATCGACCAGTGTCTGTCTGTGGATTCATCAGTCCCACCGGTTAGTATTAAGCCAAACAAGCCTAGAGTTAAACCTGTTGACTCAGCAGTGCCACCGGTTAGTAGTAAGCCAAACAAGCCTAGAGTTACTTCTGTTGATTCAGCAGTGCTACCGGCTAGTAGTAAGCCTAGAGTTAAGCCACAGGTGAAAGTTAAAACGCTGGTTGATATCTACGCTACTGCCAAAGAATGCACATTAGAAGATCTTGACAGGAGAAATGGAACACAGTGGGCGTCTGTTTTGAGCTGTACAAACCGGGTTGCTGCTGATAAATGTGAAGTGTCTAAGAAGCGGAAAGCTTCTCCTGTGGGAGTTGGTCCTGTTTATATCGATGCCAAGGGCCAAAAACTGCGGATTTTAACAGAGTTTAGCCAGAAGAAGATTCTGTCAAGAGAGCAGCACGAGGATGGTAGTAGTGAAAAGAAAAGTTCAAGCCAAGGTAgtaaagaaaacaagaagagaGGTCGAAGAAAGAAACATGGCAAGTGTATCAAAGTAACCAGTCACAAAGCCAATGCTTCAGAG AAGGTACTTGAGTATCAAAGAGAGGGTAGCAGCAAGGGTCGTCGTAGAATCTATAATCAGCGGATGTTAGCAAAACGTGGTCTGGTTTCAAAGAAGCTAAACGAGAAAGAACATAAATTATGTGCTTTGAGGGATCAGCcatctgatgatgatgatgaggatgagtGGTCAGGAGAAGATCGTCTTGTGTTGAGAGGCAATTTGTCTGCCACTGGTTCTTCTCCTTTAAATAAACAGAAGCTGCGGAGCCAAGTCTCTGGAAGGTGCAAGACTATGTTTGAGAGTAAAAGAGCTCACAGTCGTTCATCTAGAGCTCAAATAGAGGAGAAATCACTTACAGGAGCTTATTCAAACACTGTCCACTCGAAAAAGAGCTTTGCTTCGATTCAAGAAGACAAGCATCCACCTGGAAAGAATGTCAGAGATGCATCTCCTCGTGCAACTAGCATGAGAAACTTGTCCCCACCATTTGTAGCTAATGGCTGGAGACGATTATCACCGCCTGTGCAAGAGCTAAAGAAATCTCGGTTTGATTTgtcagatgaagaagaagaagaaactgggAAATGGGAGTCTGAAATGACACAAGAACGTGAACTatcagatgatgatgattatgtTTCAGGTGATGATAATCCTTCATTTAGTAGACACtatgattatgatgatgatgacgaagaAAGTAgtgatgaggaggaggaagatgatAGCAACAGTAGAGCCAATGTGTTGGACAAAAGCAATGATCCTAATGAAATCATACCTAGCGGGAGAGCAATGTATTACTCTGAAGATATGATTTATGGGCAAACCGGTTGCGATGAAGAGGATGTGAGGTTTGGTTCTGAGGTGAGAGGAAAAGGAAGCTTGTTTGTAGAGGTTGATACCATTCCCATTCCAGGCCCTCCAGGTTCATTTCTACCGAGTCCACGTGGTATGGGGTTTGATGGAAACTCGTCTGTTATCACAAGCCAGTTCCAATCTTCTATGGACCAGCTAGACAGAAACTCATCTGAATCACCTGTTTCCGCGGTTTCGAACTTTGCAGCTGGTAGATTGAATTTTCCCGCAgagtttccttcttctttggacaTTCCAATGAGCTTTGGTGTTCCATCTCATCATGGGACTATCCCTGAGGCTGAGCCGAAGAGTGTTGACAAGGCAACAACACCTTTGAGTTTTAGAAACAATGGTCATGAGTCCTGTTGTTgccaaagaaaagagagagtctCCTTGAATCATGAAGCGTCTCATCTACTGCAGCGAAgagctgcttcttcttcatcaatagCCATGAGCTTAACCAAGTCTCCCACACGCTTGGATCCAAATCATCCGTTTGAGCAGTCACAGTACGTTCATAGTACATTCTCCAACAGAGCTGTTGTGCCTCCGAGTCCTTCTAACTCGGTTTTGCGGTTAATGGGGAAAGACTTGATGGTCATGAACCAAGGAGAAGCAGACAATAAGGAAGAAGCATCTCGGACTAGCATAAAACCAATCCCTCAGTTTCATGATTCTCAACCTTGTGATGGAAACGGATTATACTTCAACGCAGGTTTCTATTTAAGACACAGTTTCGAGCCAGAGTATGAACATCAGACACCAAAAGCACAGCAACAAACACAAGCACACCAAGCTTCAGCATTCAGAAACAATTTTGATCACCTGAGGTACTTCCCTCCGAGCTAG
- the LOC106429192 gene encoding uncharacterized protein LOC106429192 isoform X2, with product MFLSTENPPRDPLSSSSSSPSSNLLRLTTSSSNELGQSSFSIRDYAYSNRKNNIKNSWPFSPKSLQLCSSHGLTDPLPPFQKLSRLSNQFETSSSGKQIVSHVHQTIAETSKRVCSQSRIIENGLVTSRSVSKSKAEIVVAATSNNKSKKCGRGGGMVKSKEDSCGTTTESVMASKTCPICKTFSSASNTTLNAHIDQCLSVDSSVPPVSIKPNKPRVKPVDSAVPPVSSKPNKPRVTSVDSAVLPASSKPRVKPQVKVKTLVDIYATAKECTLEDLDRRNGTQWASVLSCTNRVAADKCEVSKKRKASPVGVGPVYIDAKGQKLRILTEFSQKKILSREQHEDGSSEKKSSSQGSKENKKRGRRKKHGKCIKVTSHKANASEVLEYQREGSSKGRRRIYNQRMLAKRGLVSKKLNEKEHKLCALRDQPSDDDDEDEWSGEDRLVLRGNLSATGSSPLNKQKLRSQVSGRCKTMFESKRAHSRSSRAQIEEKSLTGAYSNTVHSKKSFASIQEDKHPPGKNVRDASPRATSMRNLSPPFVANGWRRLSPPVQELKKSRFDLSDEEEEETGKWESEMTQERELSDDDDYVSGDDNPSFSRHYDYDDDDEESSDEEEEDDSNSRANVLDKSNDPNEIIPSGRAMYYSEDMIYGQTGCDEEDVRFGSEVRGKGSLFVEVDTIPIPGPPGSFLPSPRGMGFDGNSSVITSQFQSSMDQLDRNSSESPVSAVSNFAAGRLNFPAEFPSSLDIPMSFGVPSHHGTIPEAEPKSVDKATTPLSFRNNGHESCCCQRKERVSLNHEASHLLQRRAASSSSIAMSLTKSPTRLDPNHPFEQSQYVHSTFSNRAVVPPSPSNSVLRLMGKDLMVMNQGEADNKEEASRTSIKPIPQFHDSQPCDGNGLYFNAGFYLRHSFEPEYEHQTPKAQQQTQAHQASAFRNNFDHLRYFPPS from the exons ATGTTCTTATCCACTGAGAACCCACCACGTGACCcactttcatcttcttcttcttctccttcctccaATCTCTTACGTCTcaccacttcttcttccaatgAGTTAGGTCAATCCAGTTTCTCCATCAG AGATTACGCGTACAGTAACAGGAAGAACAACATCAAGAACAGCTGGCCGTTTTCTCCCAAAAGTCTCCAGCTTTGTTCATCTCATGGATTGACTGATCCTTTGCCACCGTTTCAGAAACTTTCCAGGCTTAGTAACCAGTTTGAGACTTCATCGTCAGGGAAGCAAATCGTATCCCATGTGCATCAGACAATAGCAGAGACTAGTAAAAGAGTTTGCAGCCAATCAAGGATCATTGAGAATGGTTTGGTTACTAGCAGAAGCGTTTCCAAGTCTAAGGCAGAGATAGTAGTAGCGGCTACAAGTAATAACAAGAGTAAAAAGTGTGGACGAGGAGGAGGAATGGTGAAGTCCAAAGAAGATAGTTGTGGGACGACTACTGAATCAGTCATGGCTTCAAAGACATGTCCTATTTGCAAAACTTTCTCATCAGCTTCTAACACTACTTTGAATGCTCATATCGACCAGTGTCTGTCTGTGGATTCATCAGTCCCACCGGTTAGTATTAAGCCAAACAAGCCTAGAGTTAAACCTGTTGACTCAGCAGTGCCACCGGTTAGTAGTAAGCCAAACAAGCCTAGAGTTACTTCTGTTGATTCAGCAGTGCTACCGGCTAGTAGTAAGCCTAGAGTTAAGCCACAGGTGAAAGTTAAAACGCTGGTTGATATCTACGCTACTGCCAAAGAATGCACATTAGAAGATCTTGACAGGAGAAATGGAACACAGTGGGCGTCTGTTTTGAGCTGTACAAACCGGGTTGCTGCTGATAAATGTGAAGTGTCTAAGAAGCGGAAAGCTTCTCCTGTGGGAGTTGGTCCTGTTTATATCGATGCCAAGGGCCAAAAACTGCGGATTTTAACAGAGTTTAGCCAGAAGAAGATTCTGTCAAGAGAGCAGCACGAGGATGGTAGTAGTGAAAAGAAAAGTTCAAGCCAAGGTAgtaaagaaaacaagaagagaGGTCGAAGAAAGAAACATGGCAAGTGTATCAAAGTAACCAGTCACAAAGCCAATGCTTCAGAG GTACTTGAGTATCAAAGAGAGGGTAGCAGCAAGGGTCGTCGTAGAATCTATAATCAGCGGATGTTAGCAAAACGTGGTCTGGTTTCAAAGAAGCTAAACGAGAAAGAACATAAATTATGTGCTTTGAGGGATCAGCcatctgatgatgatgatgaggatgagtGGTCAGGAGAAGATCGTCTTGTGTTGAGAGGCAATTTGTCTGCCACTGGTTCTTCTCCTTTAAATAAACAGAAGCTGCGGAGCCAAGTCTCTGGAAGGTGCAAGACTATGTTTGAGAGTAAAAGAGCTCACAGTCGTTCATCTAGAGCTCAAATAGAGGAGAAATCACTTACAGGAGCTTATTCAAACACTGTCCACTCGAAAAAGAGCTTTGCTTCGATTCAAGAAGACAAGCATCCACCTGGAAAGAATGTCAGAGATGCATCTCCTCGTGCAACTAGCATGAGAAACTTGTCCCCACCATTTGTAGCTAATGGCTGGAGACGATTATCACCGCCTGTGCAAGAGCTAAAGAAATCTCGGTTTGATTTgtcagatgaagaagaagaagaaactgggAAATGGGAGTCTGAAATGACACAAGAACGTGAACTatcagatgatgatgattatgtTTCAGGTGATGATAATCCTTCATTTAGTAGACACtatgattatgatgatgatgacgaagaAAGTAgtgatgaggaggaggaagatgatAGCAACAGTAGAGCCAATGTGTTGGACAAAAGCAATGATCCTAATGAAATCATACCTAGCGGGAGAGCAATGTATTACTCTGAAGATATGATTTATGGGCAAACCGGTTGCGATGAAGAGGATGTGAGGTTTGGTTCTGAGGTGAGAGGAAAAGGAAGCTTGTTTGTAGAGGTTGATACCATTCCCATTCCAGGCCCTCCAGGTTCATTTCTACCGAGTCCACGTGGTATGGGGTTTGATGGAAACTCGTCTGTTATCACAAGCCAGTTCCAATCTTCTATGGACCAGCTAGACAGAAACTCATCTGAATCACCTGTTTCCGCGGTTTCGAACTTTGCAGCTGGTAGATTGAATTTTCCCGCAgagtttccttcttctttggacaTTCCAATGAGCTTTGGTGTTCCATCTCATCATGGGACTATCCCTGAGGCTGAGCCGAAGAGTGTTGACAAGGCAACAACACCTTTGAGTTTTAGAAACAATGGTCATGAGTCCTGTTGTTgccaaagaaaagagagagtctCCTTGAATCATGAAGCGTCTCATCTACTGCAGCGAAgagctgcttcttcttcatcaatagCCATGAGCTTAACCAAGTCTCCCACACGCTTGGATCCAAATCATCCGTTTGAGCAGTCACAGTACGTTCATAGTACATTCTCCAACAGAGCTGTTGTGCCTCCGAGTCCTTCTAACTCGGTTTTGCGGTTAATGGGGAAAGACTTGATGGTCATGAACCAAGGAGAAGCAGACAATAAGGAAGAAGCATCTCGGACTAGCATAAAACCAATCCCTCAGTTTCATGATTCTCAACCTTGTGATGGAAACGGATTATACTTCAACGCAGGTTTCTATTTAAGACACAGTTTCGAGCCAGAGTATGAACATCAGACACCAAAAGCACAGCAACAAACACAAGCACACCAAGCTTCAGCATTCAGAAACAATTTTGATCACCTGAGGTACTTCCCTCCGAGCTAG